The Thermoplasmata archaeon genome has a window encoding:
- a CDS encoding KEOPS complex subunit Pcc1, whose amino-acid sequence MNRAELRIKFESKETARIVAKAIELENDNYISMKVEGNEILAVAEAKNLLSLLHTLDDFLACAALAYRSDGLKEK is encoded by the coding sequence ATGAATAGAGCCGAACTGAGGATAAAATTTGAAAGTAAAGAAACTGCACGGATTGTGGCTAAAGCAATTGAACTAGAGAATGATAATTATATCTCGATGAAGGTAGAAGGTAACGAAATTCTTGCTGTTGCTGAAGCGAAGAACCTGCTGAGTTTGCTCCACACCCTTGATGATTTTCTTGCTTGTGCTGCATTAGCATATCGGAGCGACGGACTGAAAGAAAAGTAG